The DNA window CAATAACAACGAAGAGAAGAAGAAGCCAGAGCAGCAGCCTACTCTCAAACTGACCCAGAACCAACACCAGCCTTTTGTTCTCCCCCTCTTTAACAGTTCCCTCCATGGGAGGAAGCCAGAGATGATGGACTCCAAGGAGCTGTCCAAAACTGTGGCTGAGTCCATGGGCTTGTATATGAACGCGGCCAGGGAGGCCACAGACTTTGGTGGCTTCGGCCAACAGGGGGGTCATTGTAGTCCGGGGAAGATGTACCCAGCTGGAGTTTGCAGGCGCCCCTGTCTCGAGGACAGCCAGTGTGCTGCGTCCACGGGGAGCCCCAAGTTGATGTCCCCTTCTACGGGGTTCCTGAAGCAGCCTAGCTCCACCCCAGGGGATTGTTGCTCATCTGGAACCCCATCAGGGTCAGCCGTCTTGGGCTTGTCTCTGTCCTGCAGCCCCCAGGCGCCCAGCTCCATCTCCAGCCCCGGGGGCAGCAACAACCTAGTTTCGTCCACCACCAGCCCCACCTGCTTTGGGGGGCCGTTCACCTGTACGACCATCAGTAACCCCGTCAACCAGCATAACGCTGCCGGACCAGCTCTGGCCCACAACCACGTCCACAGAAGGAACTCGGCCACCTGCAGCCCGGCAGGCTCCAGCACGGTGGGGTCGCCTCCACTCACCAGCTCCCTCAATGTGATGCGCTCACCCATCTCCAGCCCACAAAGCATGAGCAGCGTGCGCTCCCCACCGTCATGCAGCACCTCTACCAACATGAGGTCATCGTCTGTCTCCAGCCCCACTGGCAGCACCAACAACATGAGGGCTTCATCGTCTATCTCCAGTCCGACCTCCGGGGGCCCCATGGCAATGTCCTCGAGCCCCAGGAACCCCTCTGGCGGTGGGGGTGGTTTTGCTGTGTCCAGCCCTGCTAGTGAACTGGGCCTGGTCCAGAATGACTCCAACAGTCCCGAGGGACGAAGAGACCAGCAGGACTTCAAGGAGTTTGAGTTCCCCAAGGTGGAGAGCGTGGACGGGGAGATGTTCAACGTAGGCCTGGACCACATGGGTATGGTAAAGTTCATCAAGAATGAACCCGACACGGACTATAGGAGCATGTGTCTGGGTAATGGTAGCAACAACACAAAGTGTAACCAGGCCACCGGCTGCCCCGGCAATGGCTCACCTTTCATCACACAGATAAAAAGTGAGCCAAACAAAGATAGCGGCGGATGCATGAATCCTCAGTGCTAcactgagcagcagcagcaacactcTATGGGTCTCTTCCAGTCAGGTCCGTCCGAGATTACCTACTTGTCTCTGAGggacaacattgacgaatacagtCTCTCTGGGATCTTGGGACCTCCGGGCACGGAGATGAATGGCAGTTACGAAGCCGGCGTATTCCCCCACAACCTCCTGTCTAAAGTTAAACAAGAGAACAACGATGGCAGCTACTACCAAGAGAACAACAACAACGTTGTGCCCACCTCGGCCATTGTGGGTGTTAATTCAGGCGGACACTCGTTTCACTACCAGATCGGAGCGCAGGGGACAATGTCTTTCTCACGGCACGACCCAAGGGATCACGGGACGAATCCCTTGTTGAATCTAATTTCGCCTGTTACCGCGTTAATGGAGTCGTGGAAATCTCGGCCCGGCATGTCGCAGGGTCCAAGAGGAGAGGGCTATCCAGGTCACGGCTGCATGCCAGACAGCATGTCAAGGTAAGAAAGAAATCCATGTATGGACAAAAACAAACTGCATTGTGGGTACTGTAGTGTTGCTGCACAACTCCAGCACAGTACGAGCGGCTGGCTGGCTCAGAAATGTTTGTTACTTTCAATATAGAAAAGTTGAAGCAGAAAACAAACAGCATTGTGGGATTGTAGTGCTGCTGCACAACTCCAGTACAGTAAGAGTGCTGGCTCAGAAACTGTTATTACTTTAGACTTGTTACTTTATGTTACTTTAGACTTGTTATAAGACATGATAGATTGTCCACAGCATCTGCACAAAGCACACCCAGTGGTATAATCCAAGGGCACTCATGTGCAGAGAGATGCTCCCTGCTATGTAGCTTTTGGGTGGAACTGAGTCTGTTTACTACAGTGTGACAGGATGAATGAAGGGGACAATGTGTCTGACTTAAAGACCGTGttgctcaggactgagaggttaAAGAAGGGCGTTTGCTCCGAGTTGGGGACTACCAAAATACTAATAACAACAAGGTTTGGGAAAGGGAAAAGTAGCGGGATGTTGGCTTGGCTGGGAGAACAGGAACTAAGGGATGGGGTCCAGCATGAGATAGCAACATCGcaacatacagtagaaaatagGGCCAGGGCAGCAGTGTAACAGAGGCTAAAGTTTGTTCTCTTATCAGAGCTATGTGTATGGACAAAAACAACATTTATTGTACTGTTATTGAGAGGTCCTGAAGGGACCTTGTGTAATGCAAATATATTTTTAGGAGCCTGGGCTGGCCATTATGTGGCGACGTCATAAATTATTATGAATGATTGATCACATGCTTTTGTTGCCAGATGTAGGAAACAAACAGTTGCCTTGCAGGGCAGAGCCCCTgccaacaaac is part of the Oncorhynchus clarkii lewisi isolate Uvic-CL-2024 chromosome 10, UVic_Ocla_1.0, whole genome shotgun sequence genome and encodes:
- the LOC139419016 gene encoding mineralocorticoid receptor-like isoform X1 → METKTYPSFFEGSTDTEKNRWSHVPSSAMDYCCSGAEEADSLNLNSNSDVLMDIVNVSCSPSSNTADSKESNNNNEEKKKPEQQPTLKLTQNQHQPFVLPLFNSSLHGRKPEMMDSKELSKTVAESMGLYMNAAREATDFGGFGQQGGHCSPGKMYPAGVCRRPCLEDSQCAASTGSPKLMSPSTGFLKQPSSTPGDCCSSGTPSGSAVLGLSLSCSPQAPSSISSPGGSNNLVSSTTSPTCFGGPFTCTTISNPVNQHNAAGPALAHNHVHRRNSATCSPAGSSTVGSPPLTSSLNVMRSPISSPQSMSSVRSPPSCSTSTNMRSSSVSSPTGSTNNMRASSSISSPTSGGPMAMSSSPRNPSGGGGGFAVSSPASELGLVQNDSNSPEGRRDQQDFKEFEFPKVESVDGEMFNVGLDHMGMVKFIKNEPDTDYRSMCLGNGSNNTKCNQATGCPGNGSPFITQIKSEPNKDSGGCMNPQCYTEQQQQHSMGLFQSGPSEITYLSLRDNIDEYSLSGILGPPGTEMNGSYEAGVFPHNLLSKVKQENNDGSYYQENNNNVVPTSAIVGVNSGGHSFHYQIGAQGTMSFSRHDPRDHGTNPLLNLISPVTALMESWKSRPGMSQGPRGEGYPGHGCMPDSMSSASLRHPSSTAKVCLVCGDEASGCHYGVVTCGSCKVFFKRAVEGRKSQHNYLCAGRNDCIIDKIRRKNCPACRVRKCLQAGMNLGARKSKKLGKLKGVNEDSTPTKEGGQMCPGSGGGYLSSGEKELSTSPTNALVPHGPGGGLVTPYLPPSICSVLELIEPEVVFAGYDNTQPDTTDHLLSSLNQLAGKQMIRVVKWAKVLPGFRGLPIEDQITLIQYSWMCLSSFSLSWRSYKHTNGQMLYFAPDLVFNEDRMQQSAMYDLCLGMRQVSQEFVRLQLTYQEFLSMKVLLLLSTVPKEGLKSQAAFEEMRVNYIKELRRSVGKATNNSGQTWQRFFQLTKLLDAMHDLVGNLLDFCFYTFRESQALKVEFPEMLVEIISDQIPKVESGNTHTLYFHKK
- the LOC139419016 gene encoding mineralocorticoid receptor-like isoform X2, translating into METKTYPSFFEGSTDTEKNRWSHVPSSAMDYCCSGAEEADSLNLNSNSDVLMDIVNVSCSPSSNTADSKESNNNNEEKKKPEQQPTLKLTQNQHQPFVLPLFNSSLHGRKPEMMDSKELSKTVAESMGLYMNAAREATDFGGFGQQGGHCSPGKMYPAGVCRRPCLEDSQCAASTGSPKLMSPSTGFLKQPSSTPGDCCSSGTPSGSAVLGLSLSCSPQAPSSISSPGGSNNLVSSTTSPTCFGGPFTCTTISNPVNQHNAAGPALAHNHVHRRNSATCSPAGSSTVGSPPLTSSLNVMRSPISSPQSMSSVRSPPSCSTSTNMRSSSVSSPTGSTNNMRASSSISSPTSGGPMAMSSSPRNPSGGGGGFAVSSPASELGLVQNDSNSPEGRRDQQDFKEFEFPKVESVDGEMFNVGLDHMGMVKFIKNEPDTDYRSMCLGNGSNNTKCNQATGCPGNGSPFITQIKSEPNKDSGGCMNPQCYTEQQQQHSMGLFQSGPSEITYLSLRDNIDEYSLSGILGPPGTEMNGSYEAGVFPHNLLSKVKQENNDGSYYQENNNNVVPTSAIVGVNSGGHSFHYQIGAQGTMSFSRHDPRDHGTNPLLNLISPVTALMESWKSRPGMSQGPRGEGYPGHGCMPDSMSSASLRHPSSTAKVCLVCGDEASGCHYGVVTCGSCKVFFKRAVEGQHNYLCAGRNDCIIDKIRRKNCPACRVRKCLQAGMNLGARKSKKLGKLKGVNEDSTPTKEGGQMCPGSGGGYLSSGEKELSTSPTNALVPHGPGGGLVTPYLPPSICSVLELIEPEVVFAGYDNTQPDTTDHLLSSLNQLAGKQMIRVVKWAKVLPGFRGLPIEDQITLIQYSWMCLSSFSLSWRSYKHTNGQMLYFAPDLVFNEDRMQQSAMYDLCLGMRQVSQEFVRLQLTYQEFLSMKVLLLLSTVPKEGLKSQAAFEEMRVNYIKELRRSVGKATNNSGQTWQRFFQLTKLLDAMHDLVGNLLDFCFYTFRESQALKVEFPEMLVEIISDQIPKVESGNTHTLYFHKK